From the genome of Abyssicoccus albus, one region includes:
- the acnA gene encoding aconitate hydratase AcnA, producing the protein MTTNLQENAVKKFELNSQTYTYYSLKSLEDAGLTEINKLPYSIRVLLESVLRQFDGKVITEEHIKTLCEWANTQGKEGGEVPFKPSRVILQDFTGVPAVVDLASLRKAMDDVDGDISKINPEVPVDLVIDHSVQVDDYGNPDSLERNMKLEFMRNEERYKFLNWATKAFDNYRAVPPATGIVHQVNLEYLANVVHVRDMNDEVNVTFPDTLVGTDSHTTMINGIGVLGWGVGGIEAEAGMLGQPSYIPMPEVIGVKLTNALPEGATATDLALRVTELLRKEGVVGKFVEYFGEGVTNLPLADRATIANMAPEYGATCGFFPVDEESLSYMELTGRDVEQVEIVKTYLTENNMFFDPELEEPKYTKVVELDLSTVEPSLSGPKRPQDLINLSDMQKEFQKSVTAKSGNAGHGLSKDEFDKKAIIKFKDQDDVEMTTGDIAIAAITSCTNTSNPYVMLGAGLVAKKAIEKGLTVPEYVKTSLAPGSKVVTGYLNDSGLQQYLDELGFNLVGYGCTTCIGNSGPLKEEIEMAIGEADLLVSSVLSGNRNFEGRIHPLVKANYLASPPLVVAYALAGTVDIDLQNDPIGQDASGQDVYLKDIWPSTEEVNKAVKETVTPELFREEYERVFDSNEVWNEIETTDQPLYDFDENSTYIQNPSFFQNLETTPEDIQPLSGLRVLGKFGDSVTTDHISPAGAIGKDTPAGKYLIEKGVSPRDFNSYGSRRGNHEVMMRGTFANIRIRNEIAPGTEGGFTTYWPNGEVMPIYDAAMKYKEDNTGLVVIAGQDYGMGSSRDWAAKGTNLLGVKTVIAESYERIHRSNLVMMGVLPLQFKEGDTIESLGLTGEETFDVDVQEGVKPGDYVQVKATHTDGSVKEFEVLARFDSDVEVDYYRHGGILQMVLRQKLANS; encoded by the coding sequence ATGACAACCAATTTGCAAGAAAATGCTGTAAAGAAGTTTGAATTAAACTCACAGACGTATACATACTATAGTCTGAAGTCACTAGAAGACGCTGGACTTACTGAAATTAACAAGTTACCGTATTCGATTCGTGTGTTATTAGAGTCTGTTTTACGTCAGTTTGATGGTAAAGTGATCACTGAAGAACACATTAAAACATTATGTGAATGGGCGAACACTCAAGGTAAAGAAGGAGGAGAGGTGCCTTTCAAACCATCACGTGTTATTTTACAAGATTTCACTGGTGTTCCAGCCGTTGTTGATTTAGCGTCACTTCGTAAAGCGATGGATGATGTTGATGGTGATATCTCGAAGATTAATCCAGAAGTACCGGTAGACTTGGTCATTGACCATTCAGTGCAAGTTGATGACTACGGAAATCCTGACTCATTAGAGCGTAATATGAAATTAGAATTTATGCGTAATGAAGAGCGTTATAAATTCTTAAACTGGGCAACAAAAGCGTTTGATAATTATCGTGCTGTACCACCAGCTACTGGGATCGTCCATCAAGTAAACTTAGAATATTTAGCAAATGTTGTTCATGTTCGTGATATGAATGATGAAGTAAACGTTACATTCCCTGACACATTAGTCGGTACTGATTCTCATACAACAATGATTAACGGTATTGGTGTACTTGGTTGGGGTGTTGGTGGAATTGAAGCCGAAGCAGGTATGTTAGGTCAACCTTCTTATATCCCAATGCCTGAAGTTATCGGTGTTAAATTAACGAACGCATTACCTGAAGGTGCAACTGCTACAGATTTAGCATTACGTGTGACTGAATTGTTACGTAAAGAAGGCGTTGTTGGTAAATTTGTAGAATACTTTGGAGAAGGTGTAACGAATTTACCACTTGCTGATCGTGCGACAATTGCTAATATGGCGCCCGAATACGGAGCAACATGTGGATTCTTCCCTGTCGATGAAGAATCATTATCATATATGGAACTTACAGGTCGTGACGTTGAGCAAGTCGAAATTGTTAAAACTTACTTAACTGAGAATAATATGTTCTTCGATCCTGAATTGGAAGAACCTAAATATACTAAAGTTGTAGAGTTAGATTTATCGACAGTAGAACCATCATTATCTGGTCCTAAACGTCCACAAGATTTAATCAACTTAAGTGATATGCAAAAAGAATTCCAAAAATCAGTCACAGCGAAGAGTGGAAATGCTGGACATGGTTTATCTAAAGATGAATTTGATAAAAAAGCGATTATTAAATTCAAAGATCAAGATGATGTTGAAATGACAACGGGTGACATTGCAATTGCTGCCATTACATCTTGTACAAACACATCAAACCCATATGTGATGTTAGGTGCCGGTTTAGTTGCTAAAAAAGCAATTGAAAAAGGACTAACAGTGCCTGAATATGTTAAAACATCTTTAGCACCAGGTTCAAAAGTCGTGACTGGATATTTAAATGATTCAGGATTACAACAATATTTAGACGAATTAGGATTTAACTTGGTTGGATACGGTTGTACGACATGTATCGGTAACTCTGGACCATTAAAAGAAGAAATCGAAATGGCGATTGGAGAAGCTGATTTACTTGTTTCTTCTGTATTAAGTGGTAATCGTAACTTTGAAGGACGTATTCATCCATTAGTGAAGGCAAACTATCTTGCGTCTCCTCCGCTTGTTGTCGCTTATGCCTTGGCAGGAACAGTAGATATTGATTTACAAAATGATCCAATTGGCCAAGATGCAAGTGGACAAGATGTATATCTTAAAGATATTTGGCCATCAACTGAAGAAGTTAATAAAGCTGTCAAAGAAACAGTTACACCAGAATTATTCCGTGAAGAATATGAACGTGTGTTTGATTCAAATGAAGTATGGAATGAAATTGAGACGACAGATCAACCATTATATGATTTCGATGAGAATTCAACGTATATTCAGAATCCGTCATTCTTCCAAAACCTTGAAACAACACCAGAAGACATTCAACCATTGAGTGGACTTCGCGTATTAGGTAAGTTTGGAGACTCTGTAACAACTGACCATATTTCTCCAGCGGGTGCGATTGGTAAGGATACACCAGCAGGAAAATATCTAATCGAAAAAGGAGTTTCTCCTCGGGACTTTAACTCATATGGATCACGTCGTGGTAACCACGAGGTAATGATGCGTGGTACATTTGCGAATATTAGAATCCGCAATGAAATTGCACCAGGTACTGAAGGCGGATTCACAACATATTGGCCAAATGGAGAAGTAATGCCGATCTATGATGCAGCGATGAAATATAAAGAAGACAATACTGGATTAGTTGTTATTGCAGGTCAAGATTACGGTATGGGATCAAGTCGTGACTGGGCTGCAAAAGGAACGAATTTATTAGGTGTGAAAACTGTAATTGCAGAGAGTTATGAACGTATTCATCGTTCAAACTTAGTGATGATGGGTGTATTACCTTTACAATTTAAAGAAGGGGATACAATCGAATCATTAGGATTAACAGGAGAAGAAACATTCGACGTTGATGTACAAGAAGGTGTTAAGCCTGGAGATTACGTTCAAGTGAAGGCGACTCATACTGATGGTTCTGTGAAAGAATTCGAAGTATTAGCGCGCTTTGATTCAGATGTCGAAGTAGACTACTACAGACACGGTGGAATTCTTCAAATGGTTTTACGCCAAAAATTAGCAAACTCATAA
- a CDS encoding acyl-CoA thioesterase, producing MHYTETEINVRYAETDKMDVVYHSNYLIWFEVARTEFIEQVGFSYADMEKAGVISPVVDVKLSYKRSITYPEKIIVKTWIKQYSPIRTVYEYEVIKENGQLAATGETTHVILNRESMRPIRLDRHFKEWHEKYMELYESN from the coding sequence ATGCATTATACTGAGACAGAAATAAATGTAAGGTATGCTGAAACGGATAAGATGGATGTAGTGTATCATTCGAACTATTTAATTTGGTTTGAAGTTGCACGAACTGAATTTATAGAACAAGTTGGGTTTTCATATGCTGATATGGAAAAAGCGGGTGTGATCAGTCCTGTAGTCGACGTAAAATTATCATATAAAAGAAGTATTACTTATCCTGAAAAAATAATTGTTAAAACATGGATTAAACAATATTCACCAATTAGAACGGTCTATGAATATGAAGTCATAAAAGAAAATGGACAATTGGCTGCAACAGGTGAAACAACACATGTCATATTAAATCGTGAATCGATGAGACCCATTCGATTGGATCGACATTTTAAAGAATGGCATGAAAAATATATGGAACTTTATGAATCAAACTAA
- the plsY gene encoding glycerol-3-phosphate 1-O-acyltransferase PlsY codes for MYIAILLIISYLLGAVPNSLIIGKLFYKKDLRNYGSGNIGTTNTFRVLGKKPGVIVLLLDMLKGFIPVLFPLIFNIELSGLIFGIVAAIGHVYPIYLKFKGGKAVATSAGAILAFHPAIFIGLALFFLFTLKISKYVSLSSILSAIVLFICSIFTQDLIFITLSFIIMVIIIIRHRSNIKRLINGTESKAKI; via the coding sequence ATGTATATCGCGATATTATTGATCATCTCCTATTTATTAGGTGCAGTTCCCAATAGTTTAATTATAGGCAAATTATTTTATAAAAAAGATTTAAGAAATTACGGTAGTGGAAATATTGGTACAACAAATACATTTAGAGTTTTAGGGAAGAAGCCAGGTGTTATTGTATTATTATTGGATATGTTGAAAGGTTTTATTCCTGTCTTATTTCCACTCATATTTAACATCGAATTAAGTGGTCTTATATTTGGAATCGTAGCAGCGATCGGTCATGTCTACCCTATATACTTGAAATTTAAAGGTGGAAAAGCGGTTGCAACCAGTGCGGGTGCAATATTAGCATTTCACCCAGCTATTTTCATTGGACTTGCTTTATTTTTTTTATTCACATTAAAAATTTCAAAATATGTTTCGCTGTCTAGTATACTTTCAGCAATTGTATTATTCATCTGTTCAATTTTCACTCAAGATTTAATCTTTATCACCTTATCCTTTATCATCATGGTGATTATTATTATTCGACACCGAAGTAATATCAAACGTTTGATCAACGGTACTGAATCGAAAGCTAAAATTTAA
- the parE gene encoding DNA topoisomerase IV subunit B, which yields MVKHSEYNESSIQVLEGLEAVRKRPGMYIGSTDHRGLHHLVYEIVDNSIDEALNGYGNFIEVIIHKDQSITVKDEGRGLPTGMHSTGRPTPEVIFTVLHAGGKFGQGGYKTTGGLHGVGSSVVNALSEFLELTIYKDGKIYRQTFEQGGKVLSDLEVIGTTKKTGTIVHFKPDCEIFSQTQKFNYDTIAERLRESAFLLKGLKIRLIDERLDEKRVDEFYYEDGIKEFIQFIHEGKDVLSDIELIEGNKQDIDIEVSFQYNDQYSETILSFVNNVRTKDGGTHEVGLKTGMTKAFNEFARKIGDLKDKDKNLEGADIREGLTAIVSIKVPEHLLQFEGQTKSKLGTPIARSAVEQLVNEHLTYYLEENGEVSKALVKKAIKASQARIAARKAREESRNGKKKKRDTLLSGKLTPAQSKNAKKNELYLVEGDSAGGSAKQGRDRKFQAILPLRGKVINTEKAKLEDIFKNEEINTIIHTIGAGVGQDFNLEDVNYDKIIIMTDADTDGAHIQVLLLTFFFNYMRPLFKAGKIYVALPPLYKYTKGTGKKAHIEYVWTDDELDVLTKKLGKASFIQRYKGLGEMNADELWETTMNPESRTLIKVSMDDEVISSKRVTTLMGDQVNPRREWIEQNVQFGLQEEDTILSNDNVDVYQEQNEKLEGDLDE from the coding sequence ATGGTAAAACATAGTGAATACAATGAATCTTCAATTCAAGTTTTAGAAGGACTTGAAGCAGTTCGTAAAAGGCCGGGGATGTACATTGGTTCGACGGATCATAGAGGATTACATCACTTAGTATATGAAATTGTAGATAATTCAATTGATGAAGCACTTAATGGTTACGGAAATTTTATTGAAGTGATTATACATAAGGACCAAAGTATTACTGTAAAAGATGAAGGTCGTGGATTACCGACTGGGATGCATTCGACTGGTCGTCCAACGCCTGAAGTTATATTTACTGTCCTTCACGCAGGTGGTAAGTTTGGGCAAGGTGGATACAAAACAACCGGTGGTTTACATGGTGTTGGTTCATCTGTTGTTAATGCTCTGAGTGAGTTTTTGGAACTGACGATATATAAAGATGGTAAAATATATAGACAAACATTTGAGCAAGGTGGTAAAGTGTTATCCGATCTTGAAGTAATTGGAACAACTAAAAAGACTGGAACAATTGTACACTTTAAACCAGATTGTGAAATTTTTAGCCAAACTCAAAAATTTAACTACGATACGATTGCGGAACGATTGAGAGAAAGTGCTTTTTTATTAAAGGGTCTTAAAATTCGATTGATTGATGAACGACTAGATGAAAAAAGAGTGGATGAATTTTACTATGAAGATGGCATTAAAGAATTTATTCAATTTATTCATGAAGGTAAAGATGTATTAAGTGACATTGAATTGATTGAAGGAAATAAACAAGATATCGATATAGAAGTGTCGTTTCAATATAATGATCAATATAGTGAAACAATTTTAAGTTTCGTTAATAATGTGCGTACTAAAGATGGTGGAACACACGAAGTTGGTTTGAAAACAGGGATGACAAAAGCATTTAATGAGTTCGCAAGAAAGATTGGTGACTTGAAAGATAAAGATAAAAATTTAGAAGGTGCTGATATTCGTGAAGGGTTGACTGCTATTGTATCAATTAAAGTTCCTGAACATCTGCTTCAGTTCGAAGGGCAAACGAAATCTAAATTAGGGACACCGATTGCGAGAAGTGCAGTAGAACAACTTGTTAATGAACATTTAACATATTATTTAGAAGAAAATGGAGAAGTTTCAAAAGCGTTAGTAAAGAAAGCGATTAAAGCATCTCAAGCTAGAATTGCAGCACGTAAAGCCCGTGAAGAAAGTCGCAACGGAAAAAAGAAGAAACGAGATACATTATTATCTGGTAAATTAACGCCTGCTCAGAGTAAAAATGCTAAAAAAAACGAACTGTATTTAGTTGAGGGTGATTCAGCCGGTGGCTCTGCAAAACAAGGTAGAGATCGTAAATTCCAAGCGATATTGCCATTGCGTGGGAAAGTCATTAATACTGAGAAAGCGAAACTTGAAGATATTTTCAAAAACGAAGAAATTAATACAATTATCCATACAATTGGTGCCGGTGTAGGGCAAGATTTTAATTTAGAAGATGTTAATTATGACAAAATCATTATTATGACTGATGCTGATACAGATGGTGCTCATATTCAAGTTTTATTATTAACATTCTTTTTTAATTATATGCGTCCTTTATTCAAAGCTGGAAAGATCTATGTTGCACTTCCACCATTGTATAAATATACGAAAGGTACAGGAAAGAAAGCGCATATTGAATACGTATGGACTGATGATGAATTAGATGTATTAACAAAAAAGCTTGGGAAAGCTTCATTTATACAACGTTATAAAGGTTTAGGTGAAATGAATGCGGATGAACTATGGGAGACGACTATGAATCCTGAATCTAGAACGTTAATCAAAGTAAGTATGGATGACGAAGTAATTTCAAGTAAACGTGTAACCACATTGATGGGTGATCAAGTGAATCCTAGAAGAGAGTGGATTGAACAAAATGTTCAATTCGGATTACAAGAAGAAGATACAATCCTATCGAATGACAATGTAGATGTTTACCAAGAACAAAACGAAAAGTTAGAAGGTGATCTTGATGAGTAA